The DNA window atacagttaacttaggcttgaatagagactgggagtggctaagtcattatgcaaggtaacctatttcccctttcagagtaacagccgtgttagtctgtatttgcaaaaagaaaaggagtccttgtggcaccttagagactaaccaatttatttgagcatgagctttcgtgagctacagctcacttcatcagatgcataccgtggaaactgcagcagactttatatatacacagagaatatgaaacaatacctcctcccaccccactgtcctgctggtaatagcttatctaaagtgagcatcaggttaggccatttccagcacaaatccaggttttctcaccctccacccccccacacaaattcactctcctgctggtgatagcccatccaaagtgacaactctttacacaatgtgcatgataatgaagttaggccatttcctgcacaaatccaggttctctcactccctcacccccctccaaaaacccacccccatacacacacagactcactctcctgctggtaatagctcgtccaaactgaccactctccaagtttaaatccaagttaaaccagaacatcgggggggggggggtaggaaaaaacaagaggaaataggctaccttgcataatgacttagccactcccagtctctatttaagcctaaattaatagtatccaatttgcaaatgaattccaattcagcagtttctcgctggagtctggatttgaagtttctttgttttaagatagcgaccttcatgtctgtgattgcgtgaccagagagattgaagtgttctccgactggtttatgaatgttataattcttgacatctgatttgtgtccatttattcttttacgtagagactgtccagtttgaccaatgtacatggcagaggggcattgctggcacatgatggcataaatcacattggtggatgtgcaggtgaacgagcctctgatagtgtggctgatgttattaggccctgtgatggtgtcccctgaatagatatgtgggcacaattggcaacgggctttgttgcaaggataagttcctgggttagtggttctgttgtgtggtatgtggttgttggtgagtatttgagctgtagctcacgaaagctcatgctcaaataaattggttagtctctaaggtgccacaagtactccttttcttattgtaaggagagtgataactttagataagctattgccagcaggagagtggggtgcggggaggtattttttcatgctttgtgtgtataaaagatcttctacactttccacagtatgcatccaatgaagtgagctgtagctcacgaaagcttatgcccaaataaattggttagtctctatggtgccacaagtactccttttctttttgtgaatacagactaacagggctgttactctgaaacctgtcattatgcaaaggggaaataggttaccttgcataatgacttagccactcccagtctctattcaagcctaagttaattgtatccaatttgcaaatgaattccaattccaCATCAGAGAGAATTTTGGGGGCAATTTTGGCATCATCCCCTGTGCATCATCCCAATTTTGTGCATCATCCCCTGTGAAGATAGTTCAGGATACCATGCAGAGGCAACTGGGTGTCTCTAACagaagtggggaaaggctctggcaatggggaaaggctcctgcccactgctggagcctATCCCCACAGCAAGGAAATTCACCTGCAGGAAATCACTCGCTGGCTGCTGGCACTTCCCCTCCAGCTCACTGATCAGGCTATTAAGGTGGGAAATCTCCATGGGAAATCTGGTGACCGTTTCCTTTTGCCACTTTGTAATCCTGTCCAACTCTTCCAGCCGGGCCAGCAGGAGCCGCTCTTGTTCCTCCAGAAACTGGCGGAGCTGCTGAAATTCAAACCCAATTCTCTGCCTCTCCTTTTTGATCTTTTCCTGTAACAAACAGATAGAAATGGGGAATGGGCAGGTAAAGACCCTGCAGAGAGATTGGGGTATTTCATACAGCCATGTGTCTGCCAAAAGGAAATTTCTCACTACCCCCAAAAAGTCATTTCAAGACTTTTTTTTGAGACAAACTCCCTATGGATGAGAGAGAGATCTTCCTAAAGCTTCCTTAGTCAGTCCCAATTTATGTTAATAGTGTGTGATCTttagcatagattcatagattccaaggccagaagaaaccattgtgatcatctaagtctgacctgtgtaacacaggccataggattttccaaaacattttttctttaattagagcatatcttttttttaaaaaaaacaatcttgatttaaaaattggcagtgatTGAGAATctgccatgacccttggtaatattccagtggttaattatcctcactgttaaaaatatacaccttatttacagtctgaatttgtctagcttcaacttccagccagacAATTGTGGTATATTTTTGTCCTCTAGTTTCAAAGAGCTCATTATCAAACATTTGTTTCCCAAGTAGGTATTTACACACTGTGATCCTGTCACTTCTGAAGCCTTATTTATGTTAAGTtgaatagatggagctccttgcaTCTATGACTAGAAGGCACATTTTCTATTCTATTGATCAGTctcgtagctcttctctgaaccctctccagtttatcagcaTCCTTTCTGAATtgaggacaccagaactggacacaggattccaacagcAGTTTCACCAGgaccaaatacagaagtaaaataacctctctaccccTACTCGAAAGTCCCATGGTTacgcatccaaggatcacattttgGCTACCGTGCTGCATGATGAGGATGTTCTCATATCACTGGCCTAGTGAACTCCAGATTCATCTAGCAGCAGAaagggcagcaggaggcaggtcTCAGgttaacattctctctctctctctggctgtgtctacactgaaaccgCTACAACTGAGggcgtcagtgtagacactcactgcaGCAACAGGAGGAGGTCACCCCAGAGGCAGATCAAGGTCTCCTGGGGTCCTGGGCCGCAGCAAGTGAGGGGGCCCCGACGCCAAAACAGTGGCCCTACCCCACTCCTTCcgcctgcagccccacccccgttccgccccttccacctgcaaCCCCGTACATGGCCCACCCTtgttccgcccctccccccgcggcCCTCTCCTCGTTCTACCCACGGCCCCACTCTtgttccgcctcttcccccatggtcctgcccctgttccacccacagtcctgcccccattccactccttcccccacagccctaTTGCACCCCCTCCCCGCTTGCTCCTTCCCCCCACTGTGGCACCAAGACTGGAGAAGCTGTGCACCGAGGTTGTGGTGAGAGCTCCTCCCGCCCTGGGGCCGTGGCGGGGGGAGATTTTTCCAGGCTGTTGGCCCATGCAGTAATTTGGCActggttctcccattgctgtgctaaatccacctccccaagaagcagtcgctaggttgatggaagaattcttctatcgacttagcactgtctacaccaggataGGTCAGCGTAACTATGTCTTTcggggggggtggatttttcacatccctgaatgacaTAGCTAGGTCAAACTAACAtgttagtgtagacctggcccatCTCTCTatctcacgcacacacacacaccccgcactgGCAGAGACTTCTGGGCAAAGGGAGGTGCGGGAAATTAAAAGCATGACACcaacaaaaaaatccaatgaGAAAAATCATGATATCAGCatatcagtcatttaaaaaacaaatacaaaccaCAGAGACAAATGCTCATTAACACACAAGAGAGAGACACCCAGAAATTTCCTATAGGCACTCCCGTGGACAGAGACGACCCACGCCTGCTACTAgtggcgggggcgggaggggaaagtgagggcagctggcttcagcagtgtaACTGAGCGTGCTCAGTCCGTGGGCGCATGCTCAGTACAAACCGTGCAGCAAATCTGGGGGGGCACATGATCCCCCTATGTGTTGCCTCTGCATGTGGAAATGCAATCACACACGCATCACACTCAGGAGCATGTGGTCACAGAAGAACAGAAATACCATCCCCACATGGAAGTCATAGAGTGAGAGACACATTGACACATACTTATTTATTGTCTCAGAGAGACACAAGCATTCACATCCTGGGCTCTTAAGCTTGAGCTCCACTTAAAAGttatcgcaaaaagaaaaggaggacttgtggcaccctagagacgaaccaatttatttgagcataagctttcatgagctgcatccgatgaagtgagctgtagctcatgaaagcttatgctcaaataaattggttagtctctaaggtgccacaagtactccttttctttttgcgaatacagactaacacggctgctactctgaaacttaaaagtTATATCAACATAATCACAGCAGTCAGGGGTCACAGCGctaggaagaattcttccgtcgacctcttggggaggtggattacctacgctgatgggagagccCCTCCTGTCAGCGTAAGTTGTGTCCACACTTGTGTCTACAGCTGTGCAGTGGTggtgttttcagtgtagacaagccccaagatcTAATAGCCCATAtctaaatcctagtctagacaaagccAGAGATACTCACTCACAGATAGAGATCCCCTCTCTGCTTTGGGCACCTACCAGatactcccagctcctcctctcgCCAGTCAGTTTAAATTCCAggagtttttctctctcttccctcagagcCTGCAGTCGAGCCTTGACTCGCTCCTGAGAAGAGAAAAAGATTTTGGTGGGATTTCCTTTTTGGGTGCGGGAGGAGTGGATCCAATTCAGACTTCACTTAAATAAACTCTTTACCAGCTACTCTAACTCACGGGGAGAACTTTCTTAATGCCACTTGCATGTAAATTCCCTGGCTGGCTAAGGCCAAGTTTGCCTCCCATAATTCACTGGGTTTCCCCCCCCAGTCAGTAATGCTGGCCTGTATAACAGACCAAGGGCTCTGCTTAGCAGTCAGGCAGTCTGGGGAGCAAGGAGTGGGTTATTGCTTTGTTGGGTATGAAATTAATGACACAAAAGGAGACAAAAATGACCTTAGTCAACTTTATTTCAAATAGACCAGCTTCAGAAAGGAACTTGCAACATCTAAAGGGCTCGTCTATGCTAGAATcgccacagcagcacagctgtaccaatgtagTTGTTAGCAAAATACATCCATTAAAAAGCCAGGGAATTAGGAGTCAGTGTTAAACTGGATACCCAGTGTACAAGAATTGGAGAAAGGCATTACCTTTTTGGGAGTGAAATTAGTGGCATAGAGCAAGGAGTAATATATTACTCCAGTCAATTTTATTCACAACAGGTTCAGTGACTGGGGAATGTTATTTCAGGGTGAAATAGCCCTGATCCTGCGgcacacacatgcttaatttactCATCTAAGTAGCCTCATTGACATGGTAAtataaatttaagcatgtgcataaggaTTTATCTAGACTTGCCAGTCATtgcaggtgtgaatttaaagcacagtaCATGTGTGGACAGTTTTACTCCAAGACAACAGTGATGTATTCCTATTCAGCTTAATCCACTTTACAGGAGCAAGAGCACCCTTGCTCCAAAATAAGAGCGTCCACACACGGAGTTGATCAGGAATTTCTCCATGTAATGGACAAGCCCTAAGTAGTGTTTGGAAGACTGTGACCTTCGATGCAAAAGGGCACACTCATTTAGGTCTAATTCCCAGATTATGTAACATTTTCTTTAATGTTAGGTGCACAGATCAGTAATTTAAGAACACAACCCCTTGCAGGAACGCTTGTTAGCAAAATGGATGAATGAGACGTTAGGTGTTCAGGTtccactagaaaaaaaaaacagttatcaGGAGCAAAGATAAAAAAATTAGTGGCTAAGGCCTTGCTCCTCAAAGATACCTAGGCTCTCAatttccagtgatttcaatggaatccAGAAATCTAAATACCTCTGAAGCTCTGGGCCAAAATTCCATGCAAGAACTCTGTTGTGAGCATAAATAGACCAACAATAACGCAGGAAATGAAAAGTTCAAGTTAAACTGGAAAGAAACCCAAACGTTTAGTCTAGAAATTGCCCAGCGAAGGGCCCAAATTACACTAGGATTTACTGAACTGCCgccattttgattttgaaaagccAACCAACCAAAAACATAAATGAGGCATAAATAGAGACTCTGGAGAGAGAGATTTCCTACCTTGTACttctgggcagcctcctctatgGGAACTGCAGCGTGAGCTCCATGCGCCCAGGACTCTCTGCAGACCAAACATATTAATTGCTGTTCCTCCACACAGAAGAGTTTCAGAGGCTCCCTGTGTTTCTCACACACGCGCTCTGCCTCTGGCTCTTTTGCTGGAGGTAACTTCAGCTGTTTCACTAGCTCCACCATGTTCGCCAGCTCCCTGTTGAGCCTGAAGTTTCTCTGCTGGGCGGTCTGTCTGCAttgggggcaggagaagtttATAGCCAGTTCGCCCCAGCACTGAGTGATGCAGGCTCGGCAGAAGTTGTGCCCGCAGTGTATAGACACCGGGTCTTGGAAATACTCCAAGCAGATGGAACAAGCAGCTTCCTCTTGGAGTTTTTCCACAGTAGCCATGGCTCTCCGTGAGGACAAGTGTGACAGCAGGTTAAATTCACATCACTTCCCTTTGAGTGCATCCTGACAGCATTTCTTCTTCTGAAGCCGGCTCATTTGCTGAGCTGGAATGAGCCCCATCTAGTTTCAGCCCCTGAGGCACTGGAGAGCAATGTGACCCTCCCCATGCAGGGAACAGTGCTACTTAATtcccaggttaaaaaaaactcTTTGAAACCGCAATTAAGAGAATGCATCTCTCTGCTATTGAAGGGCAGAacggtgaaatcctgcccccaaaTGTCAATAAATGAATGTAAtgtaatcatttatttaaatccaGACACAGTAAGAAAAATTATTGGCGGTTAGGAGTCAGATTTCACCTAACAGATAAAGATTATCCATCACGgaagacttttaagagcaggttagacaaacacctgtcagggatgatcagataatacttagtcctgccatgagggcaggggactggactagatgacctctcaaggtcccttccagttctatgattctatgattaccaaGTAGGGAAGCGCTCCAAGCTAAGCGTATCTCTGTCCCTGTCCT is part of the Eretmochelys imbricata isolate rEreImb1 chromosome 14, rEreImb1.hap1, whole genome shotgun sequence genome and encodes:
- the LOC144274047 gene encoding zinc finger protein RFP-like, coding for MATVEKLQEEAACSICLEYFQDPVSIHCGHNFCRACITQCWGELAINFSCPQCRQTAQQRNFRLNRELANMVELVKQLKLPPAKEPEAERVCEKHREPLKLFCVEEQQLICLVCRESWAHGAHAAVPIEEAAQKYKERVKARLQALREEREKLLEFKLTGERRSWEYLEKIKKERQRIGFEFQQLRQFLEEQERLLLARLEELDRITKWQKETVTRFPMEISHLNSLISELEGKCQQPASDFLQDIRITLSRCKMFQQPMGISPELEKRLSDFSQQTIALKETLRKFKANVTLDPDTAHPQLVLSADGKGVRRGHEQRDLPNNPERFDSVLSVLGREGFASGRCYWEVEVGVGGIWSVGVARESVRRKGRMSNYPEQEIWAVGHWGSQYRAYTSCETILPLPTIPRRIRVALDYEGGRVAFFDVDNKFLIFIFPPASFTGERLFPFFLAGSPLRLCP